The following nucleotide sequence is from Tardiphaga alba.
CGTATCGAGGACGATATCGGGCAGCGGCTATGGATTTTTCGCGATGGTCTCTATGGCGAAATCCTGGATAAAGAGGAGAAGCGCGTCGATCCGAAATGGTTCGTGCACGGGATGTTCGCATGACCATTCCAGCCTATGCCGAACTCGGCATCACCACCAATTTCTCGTTCCTGCATGGCGGCTCGCATCCGCAAAATTATGTGCAACAGGCGAGTGAGATCGGTTTACCGATCATCGGCATCGCCGATCACAATACGCTGGCTGGCGTGGTGCGCGCCTATGATGAACTGGGCAACAAGGATATCCCGCATCCGCCGAGGCTGCTGATCGGTGCGCGTCTCGTCTTCATCGACGGCACGCCCGATATCGTCGTCTATCCCCGGAATCGCGACGCCTATGGGCGGCTATGCCAATTGCTCAGCCGTGGAAAGCTGAAGGCGGATAAAGGCGGCTGCCATCTCACGCTTGCCGATCTCGTCGATTTTGCTGAAGGACAACTCTGCATCCTTTCTTTGCCGCACCGCTTCGACAAAGTGACTGCGCTCAAAACGCTAGATCATCTGACACGAGCATGTCCCGACAATGTATGGATCGCCGCCAGCTTTTGGCATCATGGCGACGACAAGCGCCGCCTCGCACGGCTTGAACGCATTGCAGGCACGGCCCGCGTGCCGCTGATCGCGACCAACGAGGTTCTTTATCACGCCTATAGCCAGCGACCGCTGCAGGATGTTCTGACCTGCATTCGTGAGAAGACGACCATCGACAAGGTCGGCCGCCGGCTGCAGGCCAATGCCGAACGTCATCTCAAATCGGCAATTGAGATGGCGCGGCTGTTTCGTGATTATCCGGATGCGATCGCCGAAACGATCAGATTTTCGGAGCGCATCACCTTCACGCTCGGTCAGTTACAATACCAGTATCCCGATGAGCCCGTGCCGCTGGGAAAGACGGCGCAAGGTCATCTCGAAGACCTGACATGGGAAGGCTATCGCCGGCATTTTCCTAATACGGTCGATGGGAAGCTGGAAGCGACCTTACATAAGGAGCTCGCGCTGATCAGAGAGCTCGCATACGCACATTACTTTCTGACGGTGCACGACATCGTCCAATATGCACGCAGCCAGAATATTCTGTGTCAGGGCCGCGGCTCGGCAGCGAATTCCGCGGTCTGCTACATGCTCGACATCACCTCGGTGAATCCCGCCGAGGTCGATCTCCTGTTCGAACGCTTCATCTCCAAGGAGCGCCTGGAGCCGCCGGATATCGATGTCGATTTCGAACACGTCCGGCGCGAGGAAGTGTTGCAATATGTGTATCGCCGATACGGTCGTCACCGCGCGGCGATCATCGCCACCGTCATTCACTATCGCCCACGTTCTGCGATCCGCGATGTCGGCAAGGCGCTCGGCTTGACGGAGGACGTCACGTCATCTCTCGCGGACACCGTATGGGGAAGCTGGGGCAAGGGCCTCAACGAGATGCAGGTGAAACAGGCCGGTCTCGATCCCAGCAATCCCGCCATCATGCAAGCCGTAGCCCTTGCCATACAGCTCATCGAATTTCCGCGCCACCTGTCGCAGCATGTCGGCGGTTATGTGCTGACGCAGGACAATCTCGACACCTATGTGCCGATCGGCAATGCGGCGATGGATGACCGCACCTTCATCGAATGGGACAAGGACGATGTCGATACGATGAAGATGATGAAGGTCGACGTGCTCGCGCTGGGCATGCTGACCTGTATCCGCCGCTGTTTCGAACTTATTTTTCGCCACAAGGGGCGGCGGTACGAACTGAAGGATATCAAGGCGGAAGCAGATGATGCGCCTTCAGTATTCGCGATGCTCCAGCGTGGCGAATCTTTAGGCGTATTTCAAGTCGAGAGTCGAGCGCAAATGAATATGCTGCCGCGGCTTAAGCCGAAGACTTTCTATGACCTTGTCATCGAAGTTGCCATCGTGCGGCCCGGCCCGATACAGGGCAACATGGTGCATCCTTATCTAAAGCGAAGGGAGATGCGCGAAGAGGATATCGAATATCCATACCCAAAAGGCGGTGACAAAGACGAGCTCAAGAATGTCTTGAAAAAGACCCGGGGTGTTCCGCTGTTTCAGGAACAGGCGATGCGTATCGCCATCGAAGCAGCGAAGTTCACGTCAGAAGAAGCCAACGGCTTGCGACGCGCTATGGCGACATTTCGTAATGTCGGGACCATCGGAAATTTCGAAAATAAGATGGTCAATCAGATGATTAATCGCGGATATGATCCGGTTTTTGCCAAGAGCTGTTTTGATCAGATCAAGGGTTTCGGTAGCTACGGATTTCCGGAAAGCCATGCGGCTTCCTTTGCGCAACTTGTCTATGTGTCCTCATGGTTGAAGTGCTTTCATCCCGACGTGTTCTGCTGCGGCCTTCTGAACTCGCAGCCGATGGGTTTCTATGCGCCGTCGCAGATCGTGCAGGATGCGCAGAAAAATTGGGTGACGGTGCATCCGATTGATGTCTCGTACAGCCATTCGCAAAACACGCTCGAAGACATCGGAGGCAAATATCACGCCGTCCGCCTCGGTTTCCGCCAGATCGATGGTTTCAAATGGGCTGATGCTGATGAGGAGCGACTGAGGCAGAGCAAGACGAATCCGCCGTCTCCTTCCGAAGATTGGGGCGTCCGCATTGTCTCCGCGCGTGAGAAGCGCGCCTTTACCTCGCTGGAAGATTTTGCCCGCGATACCGGCCTGCCGAAACGCGCGCTGATCATGTTGGCCGATGCCGATGCGTTCCGCTCTATCGGCCTCGATCGCCGTGCCGCGCTGTGGACCGTGCGGCGCTTGCCGGATGATGTGGCGTTGCCGCTGTTCGAGGCGGCGACTGCGCGCGAGCAGCCCGATGAAAACGCGGCGCCGCTGCCGCAGATGCCGCGCGCCGAGGAGGTTGTCGCGGATTACCAGACCTTGCGCCTGTCGCTCAAAGGCCATCCGATGGAATTCTTGCGTGCGATGTTTGCCGCCGAGAAGGTCATGACCTGTGCGGCGGTCTCTGCGTCTCCCAACAACACGCCGGCACGCTGCGCCGGTGTCGTGCTGGTGCGGCAGCGGCCGGGCAGCGCCAAGGGCGTGATCTTCATGACGCTGGAGGACGAAACCGGCATCGCCAATGTGGTGGTGTGGCCGAAGGTGATGGAGACGTTTCGCAAGGAGGTGATGGGGGCGCGGCTGATCTGGGTCGAAGGCCGGATCCAGAGCAGCAAGGAGAGAGTGGTTCATCTCGTCGCCGAGCGGCTGGTGGATCGCAGCCATGAACTGCAGCGCCTGTCGGACAATCTTGCTGCGCGCCCGGCGATACCGCTTGGCCCGATTCTGGCCGAACCACTCAATGACGATCGCCGCGAACATCCCGACAATCCCGCCCAGCGCATCCGCCATCCGCGCGATGTCCGCATACTGCCGCGCTCGCGCGACTTTCACTGAGGTCGTTCAGCAACCGTTCAGCCATTGACCTGCATCATGCATTCACGGTCTGCTGCAGCGAGTCAGCCACCGTCTCTCAGGTCAGACAACGATGCAGACGCCGCGCGACATGCTTGCCGAGCTGTGGACCGATCTGGGCGGTGATCGCACCGCGCTGGATCGCGTCGTGCTGACCGGCGACGAGCCCGCGCTGCCGTCGTCGTTCCGCACCGGTGCCGCTGCACAGGTGTCCATCGCAGCAGCGGGTCTCGCGGCTACCGAGATCTGGCGCGCCCGCAGCGGACAGGCGCAATCTGTCAGCGTCGATATGCGCCACGCCGTCGTCGAATGCCGCAGCGAGCGCTATCTGCGCTGCGATGGCCATCCGCCGCCGCCTGCATGGGATGCGATTGCCGGTGTCTACAAGACCGGCGACGGGCGCTTCGTTCGCCTGCACACCAATTTCCCGCATCATCGTGACGCCGTCTGCCAGGTGCTGTCCTGCGCAGCCGAGCGCGACGCCGTGCAGGCTGCGCTGATGCAGTGGAAGGGCGCGGCGTTCGAAACCGCGGTCTATGCAGCCGGCGGCGTTGTCGCGCTGATGCGCAGCCACGATGAATGGATGGCACTGCCGCAGTCGCAGGCGATCGCCGAACTGCCTCTGGTCGAGATCACCAAGATCGGCGACGCCGCGCCAAAACCGTGGCCTGCCGGCGATCGTCCGCTTGCCGGCTTGCGCGTGCTAGATCTGTCGCGCGTCATTGCAGGTCCCGTCGCTGGCCGCACGCTGGCGGCGCATGGCGCCGAGGTCATGCTGGTCTCCAGCCCGAAGCTGCCGGCGATCCCGTGGCTCACCATCGACACCGGCCGCGGCAAGCGCTCATGCTTTGCAGATCTTGACACTGATGAGGGCAGGGATGCGTTGCGCGGTCTGCTCGCAGACGCCGATATCTTTTCACAGGGCTATCGTCCGCACTCCCTCGCCAAGCGCGGCTTCGCGCCGGACGACGCTGCGCGTGCAAGTCCCGGCATCATCTATGTCTCGCTGTGCGCCTATGGTCGCAGCGGTCATTGGGCGCAGCGTCGCGGCTTCGATTCACTGGTCCAATGCGCTACAGGCTTCAATCATGCAGAAGGGCAGGCGGCCGGCGTCGCAGATTCGCAAGAATTGGCCCCAAAGGAATTGCCGGCACAGATGCTCGATCACGCCACCGGATATCTCATGGCCTTCGGCGCCATGATGGCAAAACTCCGTCAGGCGCGTGAGGGCGGCAGCTGGCACGTTCAGGTTTCGCTGGCCCGCACCGGCAAGTGGCTGTGGGATATGGGCCGCCTTGAAAACGGCTTGAATGCGCCGGATATCGGTGGTGACGCCGTAGCCTCATTTGTTGAGGATATGCCGTCGGGCTTTGGTGTCCTGTCGGCTATTCGTCATGCGGCCGTGTTAGGCGGCACTCCGGCATATTGGGCCCGCCCAGCGATGCCACTCGGGGCTCACCCACCGGTATGGGGGTCCGCTATATGACGCTGATCTTAAGAGTATTGAAAATTTAACCGAAAATGCGGGTCTGACCTGCGTTTTTTGATTGTCTCCACGTCCATATGCGCACTAATAGCGCGCGCATTGGGACAAAACGCCGCGGCATAAGCGGACTCGTATTCAAGGGCTCGGCAGGTGACGAACGTGAACCAGGGATCTTCGAAATTCAGCCGCAAGCAGCTGGTCATCAGCGCCTGTGCGGCCGTTATTCTCGTCGGCGGCGGCTATGCCTATACGCAGATGACCGCGACGCCCCAGAAGCATTCCGACGTCTCCAGCCAGTCGCGCAAGAACCCGCAGCGCTACACGCCAAGCGCGACCGAATGGGCGAGCCTGACCATCGAGCCAGTGACGGTGAAGTCGTTCCGGTCGGAATCGGTCACCGAGGGCAAGATCGCCGTCGATGAAGAAAAATCCACGCCGATCTTCTCGCCCTATGCAGGCCGTGTCACCAAACTGCTCGCCAAGCCGGGCGATCAGGTCGTCAAGGGGCAGCCGCTCTTCGTGGTCGAGGCGGCCGACACTGTCGGCGCGCAGAATGATTTCGTCGCGGCCGTCACGGCGCTCAACAAGGCGAAATCGCAGCTCGATCTCGCCGTGATCCAGGACAAGCGCGCCAAGGATCTGTTCGAAGGCAAGGCCGTGCCGCTGAAGGATTTTCAGCAGGCGCAGGCGACCCTGTTGCAAACGCAGAACGATTTCCGCACCGCCGAGACCGCGCTCGAAGCCTCGCGCAATCGTCTGCGCATTCTCGGCCTCACGGAAGATGCGATCACCGCCTTCCAGGAGAAGGGCCGCATCAATCCGGAAACGACCGTGTTCTCGCCACTCGCCGGCACCGTGGTTCAGCGCAAGGTCGGTCCCGGCCAGTTCATCAGCGCCGGCGCCAGCGATCCCGTCTTCGTGATCGGCGATCTCTCCACCGTCTGGCTCAATGCCTATGTGCGCGAGACCGAAGCAGCCTCTGTGCAGGTCGGCCAGGAAATGACCTTCACCGCGCTGGCGCTGCCCGGCCGCGTCATGACCGGCAAGATCGACTATGTCGCCACCGCGCTCGATCCCGCGACGCGTCGCCTGCAGGTGCGCGCCACGCTGAATAACGGCAACGGCCTGCTGAAGCCGGAAATGTTCACCACGGTGACGATCTATGCACCGGGCGAACAGCCGACTGTCGGCGTGCCCAAGACCGCGCTCATCTATGAAGGCGATCAGGTCCGCGTCTGGGTCGCCAATGACGACAAGACCATCGAGCTGCGCACCATCAAGACCGGCATGACCAATGCGGGCCTGGTGGAAGTGTTCGGCAACCTCCGGCCGGGTGAGAAGATCGTCACCCGCGGAAGTCTGTTCATCGATCGCGTCGCTTCCGCTAGCTAAGTTCCAGCTCGGCTTCTCTGAAAGGTCCGATCTGGATGGATCGTCTCGTCTCTATTGCTGTCGACCGTCGCTTCCTGATGGTTGGCATGTTTCTCGCTGTGTTCATCGGCGGCATCTTCGCCTTTCAGCAGCTGAACATCGAAGCCTATCCAGATCCGACGCCGCCGATGGTGAACATCGTGACGCAATCTCCCGGCCTCTCGGCCGAGGAGATCGAGCGTTACATCACCATCCCGATCGAGACCCAGGTCGCCGGCATCAAGAACCTGAAGACGATCCGCACGATCTCGCTTTACGGTCTGTCGGACGTCAAACTGCAATTCTCATTCGACTACACGTATGATGAAGCGCTGCAGCAGGTGCTGAACCGGCTGGCGCAGCTCGGCCCGCTACCGAACAATGCGCAGCCCGGCATTTCGCCGCTCTCGCCGGTTGGCGAAATCTTCCGCTATCGCCTCGTCGGCCCGCCGAATTACAGCGTGCTCGATCTGAAGACACTGCAGGACTGGGTCTTGCAGCGTCGTTTCCGCGCGGTGCCAGGTGTCATCGACGTCGTCGGTTGGGGCGGCAAGACCAAGACCTATGAAATCCAGGTCGATTTCAACAAGCTCGTCGCTTATGGCCTGACACTGCCGCAGATGCTGACCGCGGTGGGCAATGCCAACATCAATGTCGGCGGCAACACCGTCAATATCGGCCCGCAATCGGCCGTGGTGCGCGGCGTCGGCCTGATCCGCTCGATCGACGACATTTCCAACACGATGATCTCGCAGACAGGTGGCAATCCGGTGCTGATCCGTGATGTCGCCACCGTCACGGTGGGGGAGAAGCCGCGGCTCGGCATTGCCGGTCTCAACAATGATGACGACATCGTCCAGGGCATCGTGATGATGCGGCGTGGCGAGAAGAGTTCACCGACCATCGCCAATGTTGAAAAAGCGGTGCGCGCCATCAACAACGGCAGTGTGCTGCCGCCCGGTGTGCGGATCGAACGCATCTATGACCGCAAGGACCTCATCGACATCACCACCCATACGGTGCTGCACAATATGGTGGTCGGTATTCTGCTGATCGTCTTCCTGCAGTGGCTGTTCCTCGGCAATCTGCGCAGCGCCCTGATCGTCGGGGCCACGATTCCGTTCGCGCTGTTCTTCGCCGTCATCATTCTGGTCGCGCGAGGGGAGTCGGCGAATCTGTTGTCGGTGGGCGCCATCGACTTCGGCCTGATCGTCGACGGCACCGTGATCATGGTGGAGGCGATCTTCAGGCGACTGACGCAGACGACGCCGCTATCGGATGCCGAGAAGAGTCACATATCCCCGAGACGATCATGGGGATGAAGAAACACGGCATCCTCAGTGCGTCCGCAGACGTATCGCGCTCGATCTTCTTCGCTGCGGCAATCATTATCGCGGCCTTCCTGCCGCTGTTCACGCTGTCGGGCGTCGAAGGTAACATCTTCGGGCCGATGGCGCGTACCTACGCTTACGCGCTGGCCGGCGGCCTGATCGCGACCTTCACCATTACGCCTGCGCTGTCGGCGCTGATCCTGCCTGCGCATGTGCAGGAAACCGAGACCTGGATCGTCCGCAAGCTGCATCATCTCTATGTGCCGGTGCTGGGCTGGGCGGTGAAGAGCCGCACCATGGTCATGGGTATCGCCGCTGCACTGCTGGTGGCCACCGCGATCATGATCCGGTTGCTCGGTCTCGAATTCCTGCCGAAGCTGGAAGAAGGCAATATGTGGATCCGCGCCACGCTGCCGCCAACCATCTCGCTGCAGGAGGGCAACACTTACGTCAACGAGATGCGCCGCTTCATCCGCGAGCAGCCCGAAGTGGAATCGGTGGTGTCGCAGCATGGTCGTCCCGATGACGGCACCGACGCGGCTGGTCTGTTCAATGCCGAGTTCTTCACGCCGTTGAAGCCCGTTGCCCAATGGCCGACGACGAAGGACAAGGACGAGCTGACGGCGCGGCTGCTTAAGGATTTGCAGGTCAAATTTCCCGGCGTTGAATTCAAC
It contains:
- a CDS encoding error-prone DNA polymerase; the protein is MTIPAYAELGITTNFSFLHGGSHPQNYVQQASEIGLPIIGIADHNTLAGVVRAYDELGNKDIPHPPRLLIGARLVFIDGTPDIVVYPRNRDAYGRLCQLLSRGKLKADKGGCHLTLADLVDFAEGQLCILSLPHRFDKVTALKTLDHLTRACPDNVWIAASFWHHGDDKRRLARLERIAGTARVPLIATNEVLYHAYSQRPLQDVLTCIREKTTIDKVGRRLQANAERHLKSAIEMARLFRDYPDAIAETIRFSERITFTLGQLQYQYPDEPVPLGKTAQGHLEDLTWEGYRRHFPNTVDGKLEATLHKELALIRELAYAHYFLTVHDIVQYARSQNILCQGRGSAANSAVCYMLDITSVNPAEVDLLFERFISKERLEPPDIDVDFEHVRREEVLQYVYRRYGRHRAAIIATVIHYRPRSAIRDVGKALGLTEDVTSSLADTVWGSWGKGLNEMQVKQAGLDPSNPAIMQAVALAIQLIEFPRHLSQHVGGYVLTQDNLDTYVPIGNAAMDDRTFIEWDKDDVDTMKMMKVDVLALGMLTCIRRCFELIFRHKGRRYELKDIKAEADDAPSVFAMLQRGESLGVFQVESRAQMNMLPRLKPKTFYDLVIEVAIVRPGPIQGNMVHPYLKRREMREEDIEYPYPKGGDKDELKNVLKKTRGVPLFQEQAMRIAIEAAKFTSEEANGLRRAMATFRNVGTIGNFENKMVNQMINRGYDPVFAKSCFDQIKGFGSYGFPESHAASFAQLVYVSSWLKCFHPDVFCCGLLNSQPMGFYAPSQIVQDAQKNWVTVHPIDVSYSHSQNTLEDIGGKYHAVRLGFRQIDGFKWADADEERLRQSKTNPPSPSEDWGVRIVSAREKRAFTSLEDFARDTGLPKRALIMLADADAFRSIGLDRRAALWTVRRLPDDVALPLFEAATAREQPDENAAPLPQMPRAEEVVADYQTLRLSLKGHPMEFLRAMFAAEKVMTCAAVSASPNNTPARCAGVVLVRQRPGSAKGVIFMTLEDETGIANVVVWPKVMETFRKEVMGARLIWVEGRIQSSKERVVHLVAERLVDRSHELQRLSDNLAARPAIPLGPILAEPLNDDRREHPDNPAQRIRHPRDVRILPRSRDFH
- a CDS encoding CoA transferase; this translates as MQTPRDMLAELWTDLGGDRTALDRVVLTGDEPALPSSFRTGAAAQVSIAAAGLAATEIWRARSGQAQSVSVDMRHAVVECRSERYLRCDGHPPPPAWDAIAGVYKTGDGRFVRLHTNFPHHRDAVCQVLSCAAERDAVQAALMQWKGAAFETAVYAAGGVVALMRSHDEWMALPQSQAIAELPLVEITKIGDAAPKPWPAGDRPLAGLRVLDLSRVIAGPVAGRTLAAHGAEVMLVSSPKLPAIPWLTIDTGRGKRSCFADLDTDEGRDALRGLLADADIFSQGYRPHSLAKRGFAPDDAARASPGIIYVSLCAYGRSGHWAQRRGFDSLVQCATGFNHAEGQAAGVADSQELAPKELPAQMLDHATGYLMAFGAMMAKLRQAREGGSWHVQVSLARTGKWLWDMGRLENGLNAPDIGGDAVASFVEDMPSGFGVLSAIRHAAVLGGTPAYWARPAMPLGAHPPVWGSAI
- a CDS encoding efflux RND transporter periplasmic adaptor subunit; its protein translation is MTATPQKHSDVSSQSRKNPQRYTPSATEWASLTIEPVTVKSFRSESVTEGKIAVDEEKSTPIFSPYAGRVTKLLAKPGDQVVKGQPLFVVEAADTVGAQNDFVAAVTALNKAKSQLDLAVIQDKRAKDLFEGKAVPLKDFQQAQATLLQTQNDFRTAETALEASRNRLRILGLTEDAITAFQEKGRINPETTVFSPLAGTVVQRKVGPGQFISAGASDPVFVIGDLSTVWLNAYVRETEAASVQVGQEMTFTALALPGRVMTGKIDYVATALDPATRRLQVRATLNNGNGLLKPEMFTTVTIYAPGEQPTVGVPKTALIYEGDQVRVWVANDDKTIELRTIKTGMTNAGLVEVFGNLRPGEKIVTRGSLFIDRVASAS